The window AGAAGCCACAAGAAGTTGTGTTTGTCTTctaaattgtatacaattatagTACTTCTCTCACTTAGAAGAAGTCACAATTAATTTCcattgtgtaaattattaaatttgcaaaGTACAAGTCAAGCACAAACCACTGTCCATGTCGGGAATACtacaataattgaataataaatatattcttaggGTTATAATGTTACTAagaatattatgatattttatacagtatattattgcaATGTCAGATAGACTGTGACTGATCTTAACTATAACAAAGCAATAACATCACATATAAAGAAAAAACTAGCTATATATAGGATAAATAACAAATCAGAAAacacaactataaataaataacttaatacatGAATAGAAATAAGATGTTAACATCAACGATAAATAGCAGATTATAACTTAATAGTCagttaattaatacattacaaaaagttatttttagatatgtaCATTGCAGATGTGTGCGTGTTAAGTTTTTATGCCATTACCAAGGATTACTCAATTTTGCCGTGTGGACATTTGATCTgtctttttaaaatctatattcttCATCTGGAACCGAAGATTTCACATTCACTCGGTCTCAGAGGTGTAACTAACCtcctaaaatgttttatataatatatttatatatattatatatatatatgtgtgtgtgtgtgtgtgtgtgtgtgtgtgtgcgcgcgcgcgcgcgcgcgtgtgtatatagctttaataaaacaattattaaacataaatccTCTCTTTATTTCGTCTAATTAGACTTTTTCAAGAAAGAGAAAAGattgaataaacattaatatatatatatatatatatatatatatataatatatatatatatatatatatatatatatatataacatcaaTCCAACTAGTTTAAAAATCCAGCAGTtcaatgttatactttaaattatatctatttaatttattttaaggtgGAATTATTTAGATAGTTCCATAATACCTAGTGTAGtatgctcttcaatcagattctcATCAAAGCCTTGTAACcttgtttattataatacaggTATGGTGTATTGTTTCATATTTGATCtactaattgaaataataatattatattatacctaTTGTGAAAGAGATTTTAcacacaataattttgtattattatttttttattcgagCAATACTCcgataattttaatcttaatctagttagttataatatttgtgtaaaatactaAGAACTTTCTATGTGTATTTTTGTACAGTCCTGATAGAAATTGttgatggtttttttattttttatgacttaGGTGAATGTATAAATGGAAAATCCACTGTTTATACTTATACCAAATCAATGTAAAATCCAATAATTGCTGTTTGGTGATATGccaacaaactaaaattaaatcctGAGAATGGTCAAGATTTATCTCCATCTCTAAATAGTAGGCAACAAAACAATagctaatttaacatttttgggCATTGTTATGCACTTGAAATAAAATCTGACTTACAATAAAATAGTCATGTTGACCTGTTGTATTCAAAATAGTCAAAGGTATCTACATAAAACCGATCATTGAAAGGTACAGTATGTCTTGaacaggcccgtactcagacatGATTTTTCGGACAATATTTACCAGTACCTGGGCTTTCAGGGGGGCCGAGCTTAGCCCCGCCACACGTTTATTTGAAGAAAACATGTCGATAATTGGCGCGTGGTGTCAGGATATGACGGGGCATGGCCGAACATCTTTTTCGGGGCACGCCAAAACTGagtttgtgtaaatatgtgtgtgtataaGTCATCTAGCATATGAGATTTTTTGTGGGCTCATTCACTTGGGTGatgattaaaagatttttattttacaaaaaagcaaATAAGTGGAGCATCTAGTCAAGCTCATTCCAAACCTTTGTTTGTTGAACTGGGTATTCTTTCATTATCATCTGTGTAtatactttcaaatttatttgataaaacaacatttttccagtttataaattaaagcCTGGTGCATATAGTTATCctactagaaataaaaatattgtaattattaaacgTCACAATAATACTCCCACTCAATTATTTCCATCTATTAGTTAGGTTTTCTAATGCACTGCCTACGAAATTGCATGAACtgtcacttttaaataaataaaaaaacacactaagGAACTTTTATTTGGCTTgccttattattttttcaaatttcaacttattttgtaaattaaattattattaattcttaacATACTAACTTTGTGCTGTAcactatgttttaatataataactcatacattattttatttcaatagcgCACTCAGTACTTTATGGCATGCACAATTATTGTACATTGATGTGTAACTTtgatttaataacatatattggttttaaatacaaactatgAGTTCAGATGGTAAAACGTATTTTTCTTAGCGGTTAGATTCTGTCTGTTTGGGAAGAAGAAGGGAGACGATCAATTTACCAAATTAGTATGTGTTAGAGGTTAGTTTTAAATCGACGTTTGATGAAAAGTTACTGTATTAAGTTAAAATACACTTTGATTGATTCATCACACAgttcataaaaaacaattttttctttggTTCACAGAATCGCTAGAGTAGAGTAGTTTAagtgatgtttaaaattatatcacacGTATCATATAGGTGCATTTAAACTACTTTGTTAATTTGctgttaaaacaaacaataatatactaattttggttgtaaaatcttatctaagaaatttaaaaactataaattatcaTGTTTTTACAACTTTCAAGACAAGTAAATGTGCAGTTATGTCACAAATATTTACCACTGGTTGGTGCCTATTCTGGGGCTTGGATTCAAAGGGGAGAAAAGTACAATTATTGTCACTATCCTCTTAATAGAAGTTTCACTACATCAGTTGTCAGTTGCAAGGAATCGTATTTGAGTGAAAAAATAAGGAAAGAAATAGACCTATCAGTGTTCAAAAGTGTTGATTTTAAAGAGTTGAAAAGTTCTCCGTTTTCCAGCTATAGTGTATGGATTTGGAGGAATTATTCCTTTTGTTTTCCCTCCATTGTATTTCATTGTTGGGTCTTACAGCCCATTTTTAGCAACATCTCAGTTGTTTTATGGTGCAACAATATTAGCCTTTGTTGGTGGTGTTAAATGGGGAAATGCCTTGGCCAAAGATAACATTTCTCATGATCAAATGGGTGTGAGTGTAATTCCATCTCTGGTAGCGTGGAGTTCCTTGTTAGTTCCTGAACCTCTTGGATTCTTGATTGTCTCATCTGGCTTGTTGGGTGCTCTTTATGTTGATTTGGTGTCCAGTAAATATCCTCCGTGGTTTCGTGCTATGAGATCAACATTAACAGGAATTTCAGTCTTTTCTCTTATTACTACGTTATTATGTCACATACTACATTAAAGAACAATATTAGGTAAAGAACAGCTGTAGTCTAATAGTACTGTTAATCTACACACTTTTTTTTCTATAcgttgaaaaaattatcaattcgTTAGATTAAATTCATTAGTCTAGTTAGTTTGTCAGGTTctacatattatgttaaactcaattttgtaatatttttttaaagaaaggcCAACAAAATTAAtctacaatattacagtttatccTAGTTGGTGTTTTATTACAATGGTGGTTTTCTGTATCTAGTTTTTCTAATTGtggaatttaacaaaaatatataaacatttaaggTTCCTCTGAATCTTGTTTTGATtgctggtttaaaattttttcacaagTAAGTATCAAAGTTATATCTTAGTTATTTTTGTCATGTTTGTGTGCTTTTTAATCATAAAttgtggtttattatttattttggtactttgggattatacctaccacacccagacatgaatcgttatttgacattttgcttaaactactgattactagattagcgtagaaacaatatttcgtcaatataaaacaggtaaTTGTCTTATCGAAAAccccctccccaccctcagacagaggtcaaagtcgagtggtctagtagataacgtgattgcagagtctcgccgcccgttcaggcTGGTGCGTCgcttgttgtacttccgtgttttacctgtacatttctccaaacacaaaaattcaacaaaaacaaacattaccaaactaaaaaaactaaactctttattgaaaaacactcaaaaacttgttttttattcttgatcacactctgccacccaaaatgcagGTGCTGCCCAAGCCTgtgctgatgtcgacgaaagaaaaacattcctcgaggtagtacctatcagtaaaatatcaaattctagaggaggctgatcagaaatataaattgaattgtaatggaaaggcaattatgtaccatgcAAATCTTGTGATGCCACGCTCTGCCCTAATCGGGattatcgagaaagataagataacagcgacaacaataccaatcacaatacctggaaatgcttgtaattttgttattgttattaaacagttgttttttcgttctatcatgtttgtttctataaatttatatttttgtgtttttcatactggttgtggtcggtataatcccaaagtacctttattttttaaacctcatagggtagggtacgataagcggacccggtattttatatcggagaatgtaatcatcgatacctaatatccgtatctcaaatcctagaccatcaattaatataaaagtatagtcctcaataacaatcatatgttttatattaaaaatattaatttaatatttacagtgattaaacaaattattataacaaaaattaggaaaactgaagacaaccatatttgctcctctcacagttacagttgtttctttcccaaaaatttcacataatgggtttttcggtacgagtccaacatgttgaaaccacgtaaaatatatcttattatttttcaaagcaatgtcgtgtatttttctaaaattgactgccatttgaatgatcaaatgttacttaaaattgaaatattaccttacgtgtattatttgaatgtgtttatagctgttgatatagattatttaagttaactgttcaaaataattaatcagtatcgattgattatatcgatttttatggttaagtaatatcgtttgccaatttcgatatataaaaaaccggatccgctttaTCGTACCCTCCCCACCTCATATAGCAGTCTCCTGATAGAGTGGAATATGATGACCCCGGTTATTATATTGATAGTCAATTTTTCAACGAACAGTATTTTTACACTAGAACCAAATTGATATTATCCAatgttgattaattaattttaacaaataaatgatccggtagggtacaataagcggacccaccggttgttttatattgaagaatataatcatcaatacctaatcTTCGCATCTTGAATCATAGACTATTAGTTtctataaaagtatctatagccctaaataacaataatatgttttaaattaaaatatgagtatataggaaaactcataaataaataagaaattacataaataataaacgaaccagaacaaaattgatcaaacaggaaaaactcataaataattatgagccaCAATTTATAtggtttatgtcataattattaaattgtttataactatacacacgtaattatatattattacgtttgtgtataataataattattattgttatatacacACGTAATcgtatatataataaagtaaacattttaatagatttgttgtaaacatgattttcatttataaaaattacagttagCCTAGGATAACTTTagaaaaactaaatgaaattgtTGTGTGAAATTGATAAGGTATAACAGTCCTAAATAGTTAGccaaaggaaaatttttgtggcatctgatcggAGATCATTGTGCAGAGCATTctcctgaatcaggatgctaattctgcagtgcccactgCTGCAGACTGAGTCCGACCATAGTCCCACCTGCATATTATATAGCCCACTATATAATACATAGctactatataatacatattatatagcacataatacatatgtattataatgtatattataatacattattttcaataaattgttggattccataaaaaatactaattatacaacaatgttttctttaaaaagaagaattattaatTGGCTAAATTTGGTAGAAGAGATCGTACTGAATTTCTTGATTACATCAAATTATAGACAATAGATGATGTGGGTTAGGATGGGAGGCGGAAAAATGAGTGCGTGggtaatgtttgaaatatactggAGAGCATATGAGTTTGTTTGGACAAGTATATAGCTAGTATGATTGTATGTATGATGGTTTGTAAGTATGTATTAGGAAATAAGTAATATAGTGTGAGCGAGTTTTAGTTTTTGAGTACATATGAGTGtgcgaatgtgtgtgtgtgtgtgtgagtgtgcgtGTGCTGCACGCTCGCGTGTGTGTATGTTAATTTGAATGTGTGTCTTCTGGGGGAGGTCATGCGAGACTAATGTTGATGCCataaatatagataaacaaaCCCTCGATGATAAGGAATGGTGTGAATTTTGTACACAGTTTTTCCGATGTCCGTCTGTTTAACACTAAGAGTTGCACCAAGGCCTGTCCGTGGTCTTGATCTCCGACAGTTGGATGTTTTTgtccttctaataattatttccattcacttacttcatctagatacattctcgagtttagttttatttttcattctataaaacattatttttacatgcttaaatatatgatcaaacactccaataaaatgaaaaagttttattttgtgaggcctttcgtgctcaaagaatacaacatcgtcagacccacataactgaaataaaatgtaaagtaataatacaaacaatttagacttaaataaaaacatatgtcttgaaaaatacaaagagatcagattttaaaggccaggaagtatgtctactgtatatgttaaaaatttatatttctttagattaAAGGCATAGTAACGGTGAATTTTTGTAGAgggtccaggctcattatttactattaatttttggttcttctgcataaaaatagttttcgtAAGCATCAAGGAATTTGTTCGTTTttggacttcttttaataatttgacttgtgaaaagcagtgtccagtatgaagtgcatgtttcgccatggccgatctttcctctttgttgatacttcagacatgctttatgttccttttactctcttttttattttcctttttgtttggccaatatattttaaattacagttgtcacgattaatttgatatattccagatttttcatcatcatctattttattctttggattttcctaatatgttttttagttttatttggaattttgagGATACATttaatactggcatgtgttttaaaaacttttagcaatttctgtagttaaattgttgtaagacacagatatccatttttcaggttctttgcatttagtttgATAGAGAGTTGTCTAAGAATTTCTTTcaatcattttctttttctttttatatcatgttatcaatcatttcaattttgtaaccattaaataatggcaatttctttaatttttctttacttcgtttttataattttaaaattgatagagGGGTATGTAATAGCCTGTGGATTAAACTGTGAAAAAAGCTGCTccttttttgtgaagggggatgaaatgaatcaaatgggataaatctgtcattttgtgttgattttctatatatgtcaaattcaaaatggccagttgtattttttgtaattaataaatctagaaaatgggagttgattgttatgttctatttcattattggccaaacaaaaaggaaaaataaaaaggaGAGTAAAGGAACAttaaagcatgtctgaagtatcaacaagaggaaagatcggccatggcgaaacatgcacttcatacagGACACTGGCTTTTCACaagtcaaaattattaaaataagtcaaaaacaacaaattccttgatgcttacgaaactatttaTATGCATGAGAACCAAAATTAtctagtaaataatgagcctggacctctataaaattcaccgttactgcctttaatctaaagaaatataaatttttacatatacagtagacatacttcctggtctttaaaatctgatctctttgtatttttcaagacatatgtttttatttaaagtctaaattgtttgtattattactttacttttatttcagttatgtgggtctgacgatgtgttctttgagcacgaaaaggcctcacaaaataaaactttttcattttattggagtgtttgatcatatattaagcatttagaatttccaataagaagacgctgggtaaaatgcattatttttactttatttctttttacttaataagatataacaaacattttttaaggttTGGAAATACCAATCGAGTACTTTGTGGGTGACTTGTTTTCACGCACAGGCTTTTGTAGCGcatgtgagaatatttctcaaataattaaattagaagcataaatttattttacacaatatacggcaaaaacctaatatttattgtaattgtatatttttagacagtgaatatattaatatatatcatttttaaattttgttttcggagaataaacgattttgatttgatttgctgaagacagtaggcactcctcctggccataacctgaatgacaatgtccaggggggggTTAAGGTTTGAAGCATTAGCCTAGAGCTGCACCCGGCGCAGTTGGAAACGCCCTAGTGATAGCAAGGCAAACCATCATTTGCATGTCAACCAAACCAGCTAACCCCATCTTGGGCTTCGTTTTTGACCACCAGACAGACAACAGCCCCAAACCAGTGCAGGTCTGTCCACGGAGACATAATATAAAAGCCTCTGCTTAAGTCCTCAAGAATCCACCTCAATCAGATTCACTCGGCCCCATAGCCAAATCCTAGTTTAAGCATTTAACATTTAAGTTAACTAACTCAgatatttttgatattaaattaatttttgtaaacctctttcatttaatttcttttcaatatttttcagcAGGATAACCTCCATGTAAAAATCAAACTGAAATGACAATGGAATGTTCAGATGAAACCGAATGAATACTGTGACAATAGAGAGAAAGAAAGGAAACCCTGACAAAGACCAAGAGAAGAAAGTAGCAAAAGTTGAATACAAAGAAGAGCTAGCCGATGTATCAAATTAAGACAAAACACAAATGCCAAGATAGTGGAGAAAAGTTGTTGATTAGAAAGGCAATGTTGGAACATTTATCGAcgaataataatgttttctttagGCAGTTGGAAAGACAAAGAGGAAGAAACTCAGTAGGGAGCAAAAAAAATTGACATGGCTGAGGACTCCCCCACTACTTGACCGCAGTTATGGTCTGTTTTTGGCCCAAGTATGGAAATCATCTTTTGAAAGAACATTTGTGCTATTTTGAAACCACAAGTGAGGAAGACGCTTTTATTGTAGAAATGTATTTGAAGCAACTGAACAAAGTTTTAGAGAAACAGAGTCAAAGTCAACAAATGAAGGTTAGTTTCTTCTAATAAAATTTCTATGCAGAGTCCAATTACGtcttaattagtttatttaagtatGACAGTACATATTTCTATGTACATAGGTTATCTTCTTACTGTTTTAAGATCTTATCTGCTatgggttaaaaaaaatatatatatatatatatgagtttctatatatatatatattacacatccTGTATAGGTTCATAAATGCATGCTCTTGTGTTTCTTCTTCATCCCATTGACTCAGTGTAGTAGGCAtggagttataaaaaataaatcttattttgtcACATTACCGATACCATTGTTAAATTTGAGcatttcatcaaataaaatatGCTATTCACCTTTTACTCTACATTTAAgcctaattaattgttttattttatcaaagaaactgttttatattactacttattttttaactatttcttgCTGCTGCAAGTGCAGTTTTTTCCAAAATAAGCAGCCTTTTCTTCaaattgttcatatttaaaatcttttattgaattttatattacaaaaatatggcTTAGTGTGTGCGATTTTCTATTAAATTCTGCATTAAGATCCAATTAAAACATAACAGTTAAGGAGTGTCAATATTTTCTCTAAGTCCTTTGACTGGGTCAACCACAACATTTTGACCTGAAAATTGCATTAGTAtgtcatttaaaatgtaatttatttattacatgtcagCAGCAAAGCCATATAGTTATGAGGATATAGTTATGAGGATAGTTATGGGATGAGTgtgatcataatttattattcattctcAAAAGATAAGAGACTTGGTATGCAGTCGACTACgtcaattattttatacagttaatgTTGTGAAGGCTTGGAGGTTAAAATGTGTGTGGAATCTAATATGATTGTCCAGTGGTTTAGAGAAAAATTAGAGAATATAAACACTGGTAAGACCACATTACTAGATTTCACAATCACAGGGAAGCACTATGATAGTCTCGTTGTTTGGGTTGATGACGTGAGAGTCGTTTCTAAACACAATGTTAAGGTTTTGGGTCTGTCTGTTGAcaagaatttgaattttttctcaCATATAAACCGTATAGCATGGAAAATGTGTTCTGGAATTTTTTTTACTGAGGCTAAGACTTATACACTTCACTAAACACCTCTGTTCTTCTTACATCATAGCCTACTATGCTCTGATTTTCCCCATAACTTGATTTATGCTGTGGCAATCTGGGTTCAGAAAGAATCAATTCTAAGTGTGCTTTTGGCTTATAAAAGTAGGCATTGCGGATGGTTGCTGGGATTCGCCAGAGTCTtgcatacatatttttaagaagtttaaaatcCTAACTTTctcttatatttacatattttatacattaatatttcttaaacagaACCATATGATCTTTTATCCTACAATCTAAATACAATCTTagaaacaaagataaattaattatctcTTTCTACACTACATCTTCTACCTGACTTTTTAAAGAATAGAGTTAGATCTTAACAGTTTTGAAAAAGAAACTTAAGGTATTTTTTCACggacaaatgtttttattttgtacaggaCTATGTCATGGATCATGTTAGTTATtaagaaatgaaatatgtttcaaTGGTTATTTTTAAGCAAGCCATTGCATGTATTTATGCTTTATAgcaacaaagaatattttacctTGACTAATCTGAGGTTTGAAGTCTCACAGGGATCAATCGTAGGGCCAATTCTTTCTTGCTCAATGTCTATGATATTAAACCAGCAATAAGTACAGATGCTATAGTACAATATGCTGATGATATATCACTTCTATTCTTTAGCAAAAACAAAATCTATGTTGgaaacaacattatttattaaattaaacaattgtgTTAGATACTTAAACCAATTTGGCCAACAGGCTCAATTCTTATGGTTTCTGATAATATAGTTAGTATGAAACtgataatgtacattttttttacaatttatttcaacagaagtttaaaatattgatctCGGTCGAGTTTGTTCACAAGTTCTTTCAAATACTTTTGCCTTAAGAAATTTTCCTATTATGTATTGATTGTATCCCAAGTGTCTTAAGGAATCAGTATGTGAGTAAATTGTTCTAATTCGGCCATTTGCCAGATTACCAGTGGTTTCGATCTAATGGATTTctattaaatgaagaaaagacacaaaatattaatttttagcttGAAACCTTATTTGGCCCCCCCTTGATAACAGTTTTTAGCTCCAATGCAAAATTTTTTAGGAATGTATATAGATAACTAACTAAACTGGAACCAACATACAGAATATATAAGCAAGAGGCTTTCTAGAGTTATTTACCTGTTAGGGTCCGCCTTAAGAGTGCTGTTCCTAAAAACTATGTGAGGACTGCCTATTTTGCGtatttccaagcagtttttcaatatggtttGATATTTTGGGGCAACTGCTCAGGAACTGAACACatattaattcttcaaaaaaCAGCTATTAGAGTAATGACTAATTCTCAACCGCTGGaacattgtaaaccactttttattctgTTAGAGATTCAAACGGttatcaatctatatatatatatttgatttaattaactatattctaaaaaatacaaaatttttaaaaaatttaataacgaaattCATTCATACAATACTAGAACTAAAAACAATGCTGCAATTGGTTATCACCGCCTCAGTAAAACCTTAAATAGTCACATGGTAACATCgctgaaaatctataatttttttggAACCTCTGGTAAATAAGTATCCACATAAAACCTTCACTAAGCTTTTTTATAGTTGGCTTTTGAAACACCCTTTTCTATAGTTTAGACgagtttttagaatttaaaaaacattacattttagatatattataataattttttatatgtaaaattttgacaattgtttatttactatttaatttatatatctaggccctagtttattttaaattaaccttcaCTGACTAATTTATGCTACTAAAGcactgtttttttcttttttgaatgttagtttaagtttaaattattttaataaaattgttttattttgaccatgcCCTAGGCTGCaatatgacattgtcaatgattgtaagaatttgacacgacaaataaagatttatttatttaaaaaaatcttaagaaaatGTATCTGAATGATTAAACTTGATTAACAGAATGTTTAATTGCTCGCTAGACAGTAATTTTGAATCTTTAGGGGAATTCTGGCAGCATAGCCATTCTTACCATTTCCagtttatatacactaaaaaGAATGTCATAGATACAAACACAAGAGACTGAGATAGCTATAGAGTTTGTTCAACGCAGATTCAGATTAGTAACTTTTCCCATCTTGGATAGGCAGTAAATCTTATAATGGATTACATGACAACATTAAAGCAATTGAAATTTTGAGTTGGGAGTGCTGAGTGCTGATGGCCGAACGGTCTGACATCGGATTTTGGTTCTGAGTAGAAATAGTGCAGATCCAAAtgctgtctgtgaccgtagccaCTATTATCAATACATTGAACCTCCATCATCTTTCCGCACACCATGTCCACCGAGAATGTACCAAGTGAATAAGTGGCCTCCAGGCAGGTCAAATGTTAACACGTTTGAGTGCTGCATGCCAATATCGTAAAACAGTGGTATGggcctaaaattttatttttacataaaaattcttatattaacaTACATGGACCTCAGAAACGTTGATAGAAGTCATCTGAGAAGATTCTATAGTGCTGATAATGACGTCACATTCGGCGTCGGGTAAACCCATCACCAGGCCCACAGATTAgacacacatatttttaatagttctaagTTAAACAAAATGAAGTACTCAGATTTTCTTATTGAAGTTAAtttctttaacacttttaaaagtgtttttttcagGCTC is drawn from Homalodisca vitripennis isolate AUS2020 unplaced genomic scaffold, UT_GWSS_2.1 ScUCBcl_10457;HRSCAF=19354, whole genome shotgun sequence and contains these coding sequences:
- the LOC124374841 gene encoding LOW QUALITY PROTEIN: transmembrane protein 69-like (The sequence of the model RefSeq protein was modified relative to this genomic sequence to represent the inferred CDS: deleted 1 base in 1 codon) gives rise to the protein MFLQLSRQVNVQLCHKYLPLVGAYSGAWIQRGEKYNYCHYPLNRSFTTSVVSCKESYLSEKIRKEIDLSVFKSVDFKELKSSPFPAIVYGFGGIIPFVFPPLYFIVGSYSPFLATSQLFYGATILAFVGGVKWGNALAKDNISHDQMGVSVIPSLVAWSSLLVPEPLGFLIVSSGLLGALYVDLVSSKYPPWFRAMRSTLTGISVFSLITTLLCHILH